In one Gracilinanus agilis isolate LMUSP501 chromosome 6, AgileGrace, whole genome shotgun sequence genomic region, the following are encoded:
- the LOC123252621 gene encoding olfactory receptor 4P4-like, whose protein sequence is MNNKNNVTEFIFVGFSPNIQVQFLCFVIFLFCYIAILMGNFIVIISITCSQLIEQPMYFFLAYLSFMDVCYTSTVTPKLISDTLAERKSISYTSCLIQLFTVHFFGGVEVFILTGMAYDRYVAICKPLHYMAIMSRPRCNALIMAACGGGFIHSFAQFLLAVLLPFCGPNAIDHYFCDMYPLLKLACIDTYSFGILVIANSGMIALVVFMVLMTSYAVILYTLRVHSSESRQKALSTCGSHITVVVLFFGPSLFIYIRPATTFQEDKVLALFYTIIAPMFNPLIYTLKNSEMKNTMKKVWNGNIFRGRKQMH, encoded by the coding sequence atgaacaataAGAATAATGTCACAGAATTTATTTTTGTGGGGTTTTCCCCAAATATTCAGGTTCAGTTTCTGTGCtttgttattttcttattttgttacaTAGCTATTTTGATGGGGAATTTCATTGTTATCATCTCTATCACATGCAGTCAGCTTATTGAACAACCGATGTACTTCTTCTTGGCTTATTTGTCCTTCATGGATGTTTGCTATACCTCTACGGTTACCCCCAAGCTCATCAGTGACACATTGGCTGAAAGGAAGAGTATTTCTtatactagctgtttgatccaACTCTTCACTGTGCACTTCTTTGGAGGGGTGGAGGTCTTTATACTCACAGGGATGGCCTATGACCGATACGTGGCCAtttgcaaaccactccactacATGGCTATCATGAGCAGACCCAGATGTAATGCTTTGATCATGGCTGCATGTGGTGGGGGTTTTATACATTCATTTGCACAGTTTCTCCTTGctgttctcttacctttctgtgGTCCCAATGCTATTGATCACTATTTCTGTGACATGTATCCATTGCTGAAACTTGCCTGCATAGACACCTATAGTTTTGGTATCTTAGTAATAGCCAATTCAGGAATGATTGCATTAGTGGTTTTCATGGTCCTTATGACTTCATATGCTGTGATCTTATATACACTTCGGGTACATTCTTCTGAGAGCCGCCAAAAAGCTCTTTCCACTTGTGGTTCCCACATTACTGTTGTAGTCCTGTTCTTTGGaccttcccttttcatttatattagacCAGCCACCACATTCCAGGAGGATAAAGTTTTGGCTCTTTTTTATACCATCATTGCTCCCATGTTCAATCCTTTGATCTACACTTTAAagaattcagaaatgaaaaatacCATGAAGAAGGTATGGAACGGAaatatattcagaggaagaaaacaaatgcaCTAA
- the LOC123251791 gene encoding olfactory receptor 4P4-like, translating to MRDRNVTEFILLGLFNNQEVKEACFVFFLFCYLVILLGNLFILITIRFSQLSEQPMYFFLSYLSFMDVCFTSTVAPKLIVDLLAQRATISYDNCMAQMFYAHFFGATEIFILVAMAYDRYVAICKPLHYMVIMSRRVCHLIVVASCIGAFLHSIMQVLITVQLPFCGPNEIDHYFCDVFPLLKLACTDTFLLIIAIICTTGMLSILTFVALVISYIIILTTLRTHSSEGRRKALSTCGSHITVVLMFFVPLIFTYVPTSNSVNEDKVFALFYTIIAPMFNPLIYSLRNNDMKNAMRKVWLQKFLSKGK from the coding sequence ATGCGGGATAGAAACGTCACTGAATTTATCCTTTTGGGTCTGTTCAATAATCAAGAAGTGAAGGAagcttgttttgttttctttttgttttgctatCTTGTGATCTTGCTGGGAAATCTCTTCATCCTGATCACCATCAGATTTAGTCAACTCAGTGAACAGCCCATGTATTTTTTCCTAAGTTACTTATCTTTCATGGATGTCTGTTTCACCTCCACTGTTGCTCCAAAACTAATTGTGGATTTATTGGCTCAGAGAGCAACCATCTCCTATGACAACTGCATGGCCCAGATGTTCTATGCTCACTTCTTTGGTGCCACAGAGATCTTCATCCTGGTAGCAATGGCCTATGATCGCTATGTTGCCATCTGCAAGCCACTACATTACATGGTCATCATGAGTAGGCGGGTATGCCATCTAATTGTGGTGGCCTCCTGCATAGGGGCATTCCTTCATTCAATCATGCAAGTATTGATTACTGTGCAGCTGCCATTCTGTGGCCCCAATGAAATAGACCATTATTTCTGTGATGTGTTTCCTTTGCTAAAGCTGGCCTGCACAGACACTTTCTTGCTTATTATTGCAATAATTTGCACCACTGGAATGCTGTCTATTTTGACCTTTGTGGCTTTGGTAATTTCTTACATCATTATCCTAACCACCTTAAGGACCCACTCCTCAGAAGGCCGGCGCAAGGCCCTTTCTACCTGTGGATCACATATTACTGTAGTCCTCATGTTTTTTGTGCCCCTCATCTTCACCTATGTCCCTACAAGCAATTCTGTAAATGAAGATAAGGTATTTGCCCTCTTTTACACCATCATTGCCCCCATGTTCAACCCTCTCATCTATTCCCTGAGAAACAATGACATGAAGAATGCTATGAGGAAAGTGTGGTTACAAAAATTTCTTTCCAAAGGAAAATGA